In one window of Temnothorax longispinosus isolate EJ_2023e chromosome 11, Tlon_JGU_v1, whole genome shotgun sequence DNA:
- the LOC139821283 gene encoding uncharacterized protein isoform X3, with translation MVLSGTFTDSSFLAITPSKIKFKPHFFQPITETRPSTMVGGRRVKHAASNETTTTSMVTGGVTNRSDNVVVSTVQPTTTQQKVRRIFEEQARWQESGPRRRVKCTSSGTAYCVVNNYSIVASRGELARNNRAASETTTTTSVITKRRASSIVNGRIHKEETARSGFLASEESRKPKDVPKDSARPGISRGIQRGIIKSASVPKDLKEGLPVRERTLQRVPEEGILKRSSAFLASLAHHHHHHHHHPSSKLAERNSPDDELAKFLRPSDGYELRGSSSRYAGPKGYFSILTNDDDDAGLCALRPSPSAQTLSTSLKKKGVGVKKSVSFSSDTSFEEKRAPYRKPAVHEAKVYRKGVLQDHIRKETIKPKVPPSWEIPSGDPTALLRAAREADDTGLKEIVAQARKVGLKGMDVNVVDSSGRTAVSYMAGNGAAAMLELALSFEGVDPNLPDNEGNTPLHFAAQAGQTECLNILLQRCPDIEVDARNTLGFTPLMKAALQGRTKCAKILLFAGANPTLRDHGRGLRAEQWARFCGRYVCAEMIERFARHRLLERTTSCRWGSEPELAAKVLQGKVTPIPTTPMPQPSGLKSKIKKVFRTTSSPDRTFSLVSQLTSAALCASSPALPKPSPVVKSLLRPLSVPQLRVTLVSQQDFLEKTSEKYGTNFTDKIENSIAKPPRSKKKSK, from the exons CACTTTTTCCAGCCTATCACGGAGACCCGACCTTCGACGATGGTAGGTGGTCGCAGGGTGAAGCATGCGGCGAGCAATGAAACCACCACCACGTCCATGGTCACCGGCGGCGTTACCAATAGGAGCGACAACGTCGTTGTCTCCACTGTACAGCCGACCACCACTCAGCAA AAAGTCCGGCGGATCTTCGAGGAGCAGGCCAGGTGGCAAGAAAGCGGCCCACGCAGACGCGTGAAATGCACATCATCGGGCACTGCCTATTGCGTAGTTAACAACTACAGCATCGTCGCCTCTAGGGGCGAACTTGCTCGAAATAACCGCGCCGCGAGtgaaacgacgacgacgaccagCGTCATTACCAAGAGACGAGCGTCGTCGATCGTAAACGGGAGAATCCACAAGGAGGAGACCGCTCGGAGCGGGTTCCTCGCCTCAGAGGAGTCGAGGAAACCGAAGGACGTGCCGAAGGACTCAGCGAGACCGGGAATCTCAAGGGGCATCCAACGAGGTATAATCAAGTCCGCTTCCGTGCCGAAGGATTTGAAGGAAG GTCTTCCAGTGAGGGAAAGAACGTTACAACGGGTACCGGAGGAGGGCATCCTGAAAAGGTCTTCCGCCTTCCTTGCGAGCCTAGcgcatcatcatcatcatcatcatcatcatcccTCCAGCAAACTCGCCGAGAGGAATTCGCCGGACGACGAGTTAGCTAAGTTTCTCAGGCCGTCGGACGGCTACGAGCTTCGCGGTTCATCCTCGAGATACGCCGGCCCGAAGGGCTATTTCTCGATCTTGacaaacgacgacgacgacgctggACTGTGCGCTCTACGGCCGTCACCTAGCGCCCAGACGTTATCGACGAGCTTGAAGAAGAAGGGCGTCGGAGTGAAGAAGTCGGTCTCTTTCAGCTCCGATACCAGCTTCGAGGAAAAACGCGCGCCATACCGGAAGCCTGCCGTCCACGAAGCCAAGGTCTATCGCAAAGGCGTGCTTCAAG ACCACATACGCAAAGAGACGATCAAACCAAAAGTGCCGCCTTCGTGGGAAATACCCTCTGGGGACCCTACGGCCCTTCTGAGGGCCGCCAGAGAGGCGGACGACACCGGTCTAAAAGAAATTGTCGCGCAGGCGCGGAAAGTAGGCCTGAAAGGTATGGACGTCAACGTGGTCGACAGCAGCGGGAGA ACGGCCGTAAGTTACATGGCTgggaacggcgcggcggcgatgcTCGAGCTGGCGCTCTCTTTCGAAGGCGTGGACCCGAATCTGCCCGACAACGAGGGCAACACGCCGCTCCATTTTGCCGCCCAGGCCG GACAGACCGAGTGCCTCAACATCCTTCTGCAGAGGTGTCCGGACATCGAGGTGGACGCTAGAAATACCTTGGGCTTCACGCCGCTCATGAAGGCCGCCCTTCAAGGTAGAACCAAGTGCGCAAAGATTCTTCTGTTCGCTG GCGCAAATCCTACCTTACGCGATCACGGTAGAGGCTTGAGGGCTGAACAATGGGCGAGGTTTTGCGGCAGGTACGTGTGCGCCGAGATGATCGAGAGATTCGCGAGGCATCGTCTGTTGGAGAGAACGACGTCCTGCCGTTGGGGCAGCGAGCCTGAACTGGCTGCAAAAGTCCTGCAGGGAAAG GTAACGCCTATACCCACGACGCCTATGCCGCAACCCTCCGGATTGAAgtcgaaaataaagaaagtttTCCGCACCACCTCCAGCCCCGATCGAACCTTCTCTCTGGTCTCGCAACTCACCAGCGCGGCTCTCTGCGCGAGCAGTCCGGCTCTGCCGAAGCCCTCACCTGTTGTAAAAAGTCTTCTGCGGCCATTGAGTGTGCCCCAGTTAAG GGTGACGTTGGTTTCGCAGCAGGACTTCTTGGAGAAGACCTCCGAAAAGTACGGGACGAATTTCACGGACAAGATCGAGAACTCCATCGCGAAGCCACCACGCTCGAAGAAGAAGAGCAAGTAG
- the LOC139821283 gene encoding uncharacterized protein isoform X1: MVRSSSPPPRCFRREPSRASYFDRNSRIEDTGCAKPITETRPSTMVGGRRVKHAASNETTTTSMVTGGVTNRSDNVVVSTVQPTTTQQKVRRIFEEQARWQESGPRRRVKCTSSGTAYCVVNNYSIVASRGELARNNRAASETTTTTSVITKRRASSIVNGRIHKEETARSGFLASEESRKPKDVPKDSARPGISRGIQRGIIKSASVPKDLKEGLPVRERTLQRVPEEGILKRSSAFLASLAHHHHHHHHHPSSKLAERNSPDDELAKFLRPSDGYELRGSSSRYAGPKGYFSILTNDDDDAGLCALRPSPSAQTLSTSLKKKGVGVKKSVSFSSDTSFEEKRAPYRKPAVHEAKVYRKGVLQDHIRKETIKPKVPPSWEIPSGDPTALLRAAREADDTGLKEIVAQARKVGLKGMDVNVVDSSGRTAVSYMAGNGAAAMLELALSFEGVDPNLPDNEGNTPLHFAAQAGQTECLNILLQRCPDIEVDARNTLGFTPLMKAALQGRTKCAKILLFAGANPTLRDHGRGLRAEQWARFCGRYVCAEMIERFARHRLLERTTSCRWGSEPELAAKVLQGKVTPIPTTPMPQPSGLKSKIKKVFRTTSSPDRTFSLVSQLTSAALCASSPALPKPSPVVKSLLRPLSVPQLRVTLVSQQDFLEKTSEKYGTNFTDKIENSIAKPPRSKKKSK; the protein is encoded by the exons CCTATCACGGAGACCCGACCTTCGACGATGGTAGGTGGTCGCAGGGTGAAGCATGCGGCGAGCAATGAAACCACCACCACGTCCATGGTCACCGGCGGCGTTACCAATAGGAGCGACAACGTCGTTGTCTCCACTGTACAGCCGACCACCACTCAGCAA AAAGTCCGGCGGATCTTCGAGGAGCAGGCCAGGTGGCAAGAAAGCGGCCCACGCAGACGCGTGAAATGCACATCATCGGGCACTGCCTATTGCGTAGTTAACAACTACAGCATCGTCGCCTCTAGGGGCGAACTTGCTCGAAATAACCGCGCCGCGAGtgaaacgacgacgacgaccagCGTCATTACCAAGAGACGAGCGTCGTCGATCGTAAACGGGAGAATCCACAAGGAGGAGACCGCTCGGAGCGGGTTCCTCGCCTCAGAGGAGTCGAGGAAACCGAAGGACGTGCCGAAGGACTCAGCGAGACCGGGAATCTCAAGGGGCATCCAACGAGGTATAATCAAGTCCGCTTCCGTGCCGAAGGATTTGAAGGAAG GTCTTCCAGTGAGGGAAAGAACGTTACAACGGGTACCGGAGGAGGGCATCCTGAAAAGGTCTTCCGCCTTCCTTGCGAGCCTAGcgcatcatcatcatcatcatcatcatcatcccTCCAGCAAACTCGCCGAGAGGAATTCGCCGGACGACGAGTTAGCTAAGTTTCTCAGGCCGTCGGACGGCTACGAGCTTCGCGGTTCATCCTCGAGATACGCCGGCCCGAAGGGCTATTTCTCGATCTTGacaaacgacgacgacgacgctggACTGTGCGCTCTACGGCCGTCACCTAGCGCCCAGACGTTATCGACGAGCTTGAAGAAGAAGGGCGTCGGAGTGAAGAAGTCGGTCTCTTTCAGCTCCGATACCAGCTTCGAGGAAAAACGCGCGCCATACCGGAAGCCTGCCGTCCACGAAGCCAAGGTCTATCGCAAAGGCGTGCTTCAAG ACCACATACGCAAAGAGACGATCAAACCAAAAGTGCCGCCTTCGTGGGAAATACCCTCTGGGGACCCTACGGCCCTTCTGAGGGCCGCCAGAGAGGCGGACGACACCGGTCTAAAAGAAATTGTCGCGCAGGCGCGGAAAGTAGGCCTGAAAGGTATGGACGTCAACGTGGTCGACAGCAGCGGGAGA ACGGCCGTAAGTTACATGGCTgggaacggcgcggcggcgatgcTCGAGCTGGCGCTCTCTTTCGAAGGCGTGGACCCGAATCTGCCCGACAACGAGGGCAACACGCCGCTCCATTTTGCCGCCCAGGCCG GACAGACCGAGTGCCTCAACATCCTTCTGCAGAGGTGTCCGGACATCGAGGTGGACGCTAGAAATACCTTGGGCTTCACGCCGCTCATGAAGGCCGCCCTTCAAGGTAGAACCAAGTGCGCAAAGATTCTTCTGTTCGCTG GCGCAAATCCTACCTTACGCGATCACGGTAGAGGCTTGAGGGCTGAACAATGGGCGAGGTTTTGCGGCAGGTACGTGTGCGCCGAGATGATCGAGAGATTCGCGAGGCATCGTCTGTTGGAGAGAACGACGTCCTGCCGTTGGGGCAGCGAGCCTGAACTGGCTGCAAAAGTCCTGCAGGGAAAG GTAACGCCTATACCCACGACGCCTATGCCGCAACCCTCCGGATTGAAgtcgaaaataaagaaagtttTCCGCACCACCTCCAGCCCCGATCGAACCTTCTCTCTGGTCTCGCAACTCACCAGCGCGGCTCTCTGCGCGAGCAGTCCGGCTCTGCCGAAGCCCTCACCTGTTGTAAAAAGTCTTCTGCGGCCATTGAGTGTGCCCCAGTTAAG GGTGACGTTGGTTTCGCAGCAGGACTTCTTGGAGAAGACCTCCGAAAAGTACGGGACGAATTTCACGGACAAGATCGAGAACTCCATCGCGAAGCCACCACGCTCGAAGAAGAAGAGCAAGTAG
- the LOC139821283 gene encoding uncharacterized protein isoform X2, giving the protein MLLTRRTTILVNDDTDGYYTAAFSQKSIIRPITETRPSTMVGGRRVKHAASNETTTTSMVTGGVTNRSDNVVVSTVQPTTTQQKVRRIFEEQARWQESGPRRRVKCTSSGTAYCVVNNYSIVASRGELARNNRAASETTTTTSVITKRRASSIVNGRIHKEETARSGFLASEESRKPKDVPKDSARPGISRGIQRGIIKSASVPKDLKEGLPVRERTLQRVPEEGILKRSSAFLASLAHHHHHHHHHPSSKLAERNSPDDELAKFLRPSDGYELRGSSSRYAGPKGYFSILTNDDDDAGLCALRPSPSAQTLSTSLKKKGVGVKKSVSFSSDTSFEEKRAPYRKPAVHEAKVYRKGVLQDHIRKETIKPKVPPSWEIPSGDPTALLRAAREADDTGLKEIVAQARKVGLKGMDVNVVDSSGRTAVSYMAGNGAAAMLELALSFEGVDPNLPDNEGNTPLHFAAQAGQTECLNILLQRCPDIEVDARNTLGFTPLMKAALQGRTKCAKILLFAGANPTLRDHGRGLRAEQWARFCGRYVCAEMIERFARHRLLERTTSCRWGSEPELAAKVLQGKVTPIPTTPMPQPSGLKSKIKKVFRTTSSPDRTFSLVSQLTSAALCASSPALPKPSPVVKSLLRPLSVPQLRVTLVSQQDFLEKTSEKYGTNFTDKIENSIAKPPRSKKKSK; this is encoded by the exons CCTATCACGGAGACCCGACCTTCGACGATGGTAGGTGGTCGCAGGGTGAAGCATGCGGCGAGCAATGAAACCACCACCACGTCCATGGTCACCGGCGGCGTTACCAATAGGAGCGACAACGTCGTTGTCTCCACTGTACAGCCGACCACCACTCAGCAA AAAGTCCGGCGGATCTTCGAGGAGCAGGCCAGGTGGCAAGAAAGCGGCCCACGCAGACGCGTGAAATGCACATCATCGGGCACTGCCTATTGCGTAGTTAACAACTACAGCATCGTCGCCTCTAGGGGCGAACTTGCTCGAAATAACCGCGCCGCGAGtgaaacgacgacgacgaccagCGTCATTACCAAGAGACGAGCGTCGTCGATCGTAAACGGGAGAATCCACAAGGAGGAGACCGCTCGGAGCGGGTTCCTCGCCTCAGAGGAGTCGAGGAAACCGAAGGACGTGCCGAAGGACTCAGCGAGACCGGGAATCTCAAGGGGCATCCAACGAGGTATAATCAAGTCCGCTTCCGTGCCGAAGGATTTGAAGGAAG GTCTTCCAGTGAGGGAAAGAACGTTACAACGGGTACCGGAGGAGGGCATCCTGAAAAGGTCTTCCGCCTTCCTTGCGAGCCTAGcgcatcatcatcatcatcatcatcatcatcccTCCAGCAAACTCGCCGAGAGGAATTCGCCGGACGACGAGTTAGCTAAGTTTCTCAGGCCGTCGGACGGCTACGAGCTTCGCGGTTCATCCTCGAGATACGCCGGCCCGAAGGGCTATTTCTCGATCTTGacaaacgacgacgacgacgctggACTGTGCGCTCTACGGCCGTCACCTAGCGCCCAGACGTTATCGACGAGCTTGAAGAAGAAGGGCGTCGGAGTGAAGAAGTCGGTCTCTTTCAGCTCCGATACCAGCTTCGAGGAAAAACGCGCGCCATACCGGAAGCCTGCCGTCCACGAAGCCAAGGTCTATCGCAAAGGCGTGCTTCAAG ACCACATACGCAAAGAGACGATCAAACCAAAAGTGCCGCCTTCGTGGGAAATACCCTCTGGGGACCCTACGGCCCTTCTGAGGGCCGCCAGAGAGGCGGACGACACCGGTCTAAAAGAAATTGTCGCGCAGGCGCGGAAAGTAGGCCTGAAAGGTATGGACGTCAACGTGGTCGACAGCAGCGGGAGA ACGGCCGTAAGTTACATGGCTgggaacggcgcggcggcgatgcTCGAGCTGGCGCTCTCTTTCGAAGGCGTGGACCCGAATCTGCCCGACAACGAGGGCAACACGCCGCTCCATTTTGCCGCCCAGGCCG GACAGACCGAGTGCCTCAACATCCTTCTGCAGAGGTGTCCGGACATCGAGGTGGACGCTAGAAATACCTTGGGCTTCACGCCGCTCATGAAGGCCGCCCTTCAAGGTAGAACCAAGTGCGCAAAGATTCTTCTGTTCGCTG GCGCAAATCCTACCTTACGCGATCACGGTAGAGGCTTGAGGGCTGAACAATGGGCGAGGTTTTGCGGCAGGTACGTGTGCGCCGAGATGATCGAGAGATTCGCGAGGCATCGTCTGTTGGAGAGAACGACGTCCTGCCGTTGGGGCAGCGAGCCTGAACTGGCTGCAAAAGTCCTGCAGGGAAAG GTAACGCCTATACCCACGACGCCTATGCCGCAACCCTCCGGATTGAAgtcgaaaataaagaaagtttTCCGCACCACCTCCAGCCCCGATCGAACCTTCTCTCTGGTCTCGCAACTCACCAGCGCGGCTCTCTGCGCGAGCAGTCCGGCTCTGCCGAAGCCCTCACCTGTTGTAAAAAGTCTTCTGCGGCCATTGAGTGTGCCCCAGTTAAG GGTGACGTTGGTTTCGCAGCAGGACTTCTTGGAGAAGACCTCCGAAAAGTACGGGACGAATTTCACGGACAAGATCGAGAACTCCATCGCGAAGCCACCACGCTCGAAGAAGAAGAGCAAGTAG
- the LOC139821283 gene encoding uncharacterized protein isoform X4 — MVLSGTFTDSSFLAITPSKIKFKPPITETRPSTMVGGRRVKHAASNETTTTSMVTGGVTNRSDNVVVSTVQPTTTQQKVRRIFEEQARWQESGPRRRVKCTSSGTAYCVVNNYSIVASRGELARNNRAASETTTTTSVITKRRASSIVNGRIHKEETARSGFLASEESRKPKDVPKDSARPGISRGIQRGIIKSASVPKDLKEGLPVRERTLQRVPEEGILKRSSAFLASLAHHHHHHHHHPSSKLAERNSPDDELAKFLRPSDGYELRGSSSRYAGPKGYFSILTNDDDDAGLCALRPSPSAQTLSTSLKKKGVGVKKSVSFSSDTSFEEKRAPYRKPAVHEAKVYRKGVLQDHIRKETIKPKVPPSWEIPSGDPTALLRAAREADDTGLKEIVAQARKVGLKGMDVNVVDSSGRTAVSYMAGNGAAAMLELALSFEGVDPNLPDNEGNTPLHFAAQAGQTECLNILLQRCPDIEVDARNTLGFTPLMKAALQGRTKCAKILLFAGANPTLRDHGRGLRAEQWARFCGRYVCAEMIERFARHRLLERTTSCRWGSEPELAAKVLQGKVTPIPTTPMPQPSGLKSKIKKVFRTTSSPDRTFSLVSQLTSAALCASSPALPKPSPVVKSLLRPLSVPQLRVTLVSQQDFLEKTSEKYGTNFTDKIENSIAKPPRSKKKSK; from the exons CCTATCACGGAGACCCGACCTTCGACGATGGTAGGTGGTCGCAGGGTGAAGCATGCGGCGAGCAATGAAACCACCACCACGTCCATGGTCACCGGCGGCGTTACCAATAGGAGCGACAACGTCGTTGTCTCCACTGTACAGCCGACCACCACTCAGCAA AAAGTCCGGCGGATCTTCGAGGAGCAGGCCAGGTGGCAAGAAAGCGGCCCACGCAGACGCGTGAAATGCACATCATCGGGCACTGCCTATTGCGTAGTTAACAACTACAGCATCGTCGCCTCTAGGGGCGAACTTGCTCGAAATAACCGCGCCGCGAGtgaaacgacgacgacgaccagCGTCATTACCAAGAGACGAGCGTCGTCGATCGTAAACGGGAGAATCCACAAGGAGGAGACCGCTCGGAGCGGGTTCCTCGCCTCAGAGGAGTCGAGGAAACCGAAGGACGTGCCGAAGGACTCAGCGAGACCGGGAATCTCAAGGGGCATCCAACGAGGTATAATCAAGTCCGCTTCCGTGCCGAAGGATTTGAAGGAAG GTCTTCCAGTGAGGGAAAGAACGTTACAACGGGTACCGGAGGAGGGCATCCTGAAAAGGTCTTCCGCCTTCCTTGCGAGCCTAGcgcatcatcatcatcatcatcatcatcatcccTCCAGCAAACTCGCCGAGAGGAATTCGCCGGACGACGAGTTAGCTAAGTTTCTCAGGCCGTCGGACGGCTACGAGCTTCGCGGTTCATCCTCGAGATACGCCGGCCCGAAGGGCTATTTCTCGATCTTGacaaacgacgacgacgacgctggACTGTGCGCTCTACGGCCGTCACCTAGCGCCCAGACGTTATCGACGAGCTTGAAGAAGAAGGGCGTCGGAGTGAAGAAGTCGGTCTCTTTCAGCTCCGATACCAGCTTCGAGGAAAAACGCGCGCCATACCGGAAGCCTGCCGTCCACGAAGCCAAGGTCTATCGCAAAGGCGTGCTTCAAG ACCACATACGCAAAGAGACGATCAAACCAAAAGTGCCGCCTTCGTGGGAAATACCCTCTGGGGACCCTACGGCCCTTCTGAGGGCCGCCAGAGAGGCGGACGACACCGGTCTAAAAGAAATTGTCGCGCAGGCGCGGAAAGTAGGCCTGAAAGGTATGGACGTCAACGTGGTCGACAGCAGCGGGAGA ACGGCCGTAAGTTACATGGCTgggaacggcgcggcggcgatgcTCGAGCTGGCGCTCTCTTTCGAAGGCGTGGACCCGAATCTGCCCGACAACGAGGGCAACACGCCGCTCCATTTTGCCGCCCAGGCCG GACAGACCGAGTGCCTCAACATCCTTCTGCAGAGGTGTCCGGACATCGAGGTGGACGCTAGAAATACCTTGGGCTTCACGCCGCTCATGAAGGCCGCCCTTCAAGGTAGAACCAAGTGCGCAAAGATTCTTCTGTTCGCTG GCGCAAATCCTACCTTACGCGATCACGGTAGAGGCTTGAGGGCTGAACAATGGGCGAGGTTTTGCGGCAGGTACGTGTGCGCCGAGATGATCGAGAGATTCGCGAGGCATCGTCTGTTGGAGAGAACGACGTCCTGCCGTTGGGGCAGCGAGCCTGAACTGGCTGCAAAAGTCCTGCAGGGAAAG GTAACGCCTATACCCACGACGCCTATGCCGCAACCCTCCGGATTGAAgtcgaaaataaagaaagtttTCCGCACCACCTCCAGCCCCGATCGAACCTTCTCTCTGGTCTCGCAACTCACCAGCGCGGCTCTCTGCGCGAGCAGTCCGGCTCTGCCGAAGCCCTCACCTGTTGTAAAAAGTCTTCTGCGGCCATTGAGTGTGCCCCAGTTAAG GGTGACGTTGGTTTCGCAGCAGGACTTCTTGGAGAAGACCTCCGAAAAGTACGGGACGAATTTCACGGACAAGATCGAGAACTCCATCGCGAAGCCACCACGCTCGAAGAAGAAGAGCAAGTAG
- the Wus gene encoding dnaJ homolog subfamily C member 22 — MMEKAKENGLSAEGEHKSAKKSKFWAYFFWLFGGLFGAHHVYLGRDDQAFVYITTFGGYVGCGFLRDIYRIPAYVAEANDDPAFIEDFKRKVRANRKPPFAGTRFAAEAAVAYLWAELFNSAIPQEELYGINFRHLLILVPAVIALGVWTVGNIGREQGSIWITLATAYLFYPTLYYIGDDTMWIFVMVIASSLSFDTFSKQWRLKPKKRKSFIRRMAYLGLALMLFFAIIGSYLYFNAVVTDSEGEEIKLSEAVRHFLTSPIWTDLKASLEATWNQAKHQGFWATWAQLVDLTDPRGEINAYKVLGLSQTASQNEVTARWRTLSRDNHPDKVKGSDEERRMAQEKFMEIQQAYEILSQAKNRRKRRNRRSER, encoded by the exons ATGATGGAAAAAGCGAAGGAAAACGGATTGAGCGCTGAGGGGGAGCACAAAAGTGCGAAGAAAAGCAAGTTCTGGGCTTATTTTTTCTGGCTGTTCGGTGGACTCTTCGGGGCGCATCACGTGTACCTCGGCAGGGACGATCAGGCTTTCGTATACATCACCACGTTCGGCGGTTACGTGGGCTGCGGTTTTCTCAGGGACATTTACAGGATACCTGCTTACGTGGCCGAAGCGAATGACGATCCGGCATTCATCGAGGATTTCAAGCGAAAAGTCAGAGCTAATCGaaag cCGCCGTTTGCCGGGACACGATTCGCAGCGGAAGCGGCGGTCGCCTACTTATGGGCCGAGCTGTTTAACAGCGCGATTCCGCAGGAGGAATTGTACGGCATTAATTTCAGGCACTTGCTGATTTTAGTACCGGCCGTGATCGCGCTAG GTGTATGGACAGTCGGAAATATCGGCAGAGAACAAGGTTCGATATGGATAACGCTTGCCACAGCGTATCTGTTTTATCCAACCTTGTATTACATCGGGGACGATACCATGTGGATTTTCGTCATGGTGATCGCCTCCAGCCTGAGCTTCGACACCTTCAGCAAGCAGTGGCGGCTGAAACCGAAGAAACGAAAAAGCTTCATCCGGCGAATGGCGTATTTAGGCTTGGCACTCATGCTCTTCTTCGCTATCATCGGCAGTTACTTGTACTTCAACGCGGTTGTCACGGACAGCGAAGGCGAGGAGATAAAGCTGTCGGAGGCGGTGCGACACTTCCTCACCTCGCCCATCTGGACGGATCTTAAG gcGAGTCTAGAGGCCACATGGAACCAGGCCAAGCATCAAGGCTTCTGGGCAACGTGGGCGCAACTGGTGGACCTTACGGATCCTCGAGGCGAGATAAACGCTTACAAG GTCCTGGGTCTCTCGCAAACCGCTTCGCAGAACGAAGTCACGGCGCGATGGCGAACTCTATCCAGGGACAATCATCCCGACAAAGTTAAAGGTTCGGACGAAGAAAGGCGCATGGCTCAGGAAAAATTTATGGAGATTCAGCAGGCGTACGAGATCCTGTCTCAGGCTAAGAATCGCCGGAAACGACGGAATCGCCGTTCCGAGAGATGA